A single Oryctolagus cuniculus chromosome 16, mOryCun1.1, whole genome shotgun sequence DNA region contains:
- the LOC100342849 gene encoding olfactory receptor 7C2 translates to MEPGNQTSILGFLLLGFSQDSKHQPLLFGLFLLMLVVTVLGNLLIILAIGSHARLHTPMYFFLSNLSLADICFISTTIPKMLQNIKTQSYSITFAGCITQMYFFMVFGGMDTLLLTWMAYDRFVAICHPLHYPVIMNPHLCGLLVLVSWCISLSYALIQTLLMLRLSFCTRWVVAHFYCELAQVLVLACSDTFINYTLLYVVTALLGFVPLSGILFSYTRIVSSILKIPSTGGRYKAFSTCGSHLTVVSLFYGTGLGVYLSSNASSSSWKGMVASVMYTVVTPMLNPFIYSLRNRDIKRALQSLLGFTLHVQ, encoded by the coding sequence ATGGAACCAGGAAATCAAACAAGTATTTTAGGATTTCtactcctgggcttttctcaaGACTCAAAGCACCAACCTCTGCTATTTGGTTTGTTCCTGCTCATGCTTGTGGTCACGGTGCTTGGAAACCTGCTCATCATCCTGGCCATCGGCTCCCATGCCCGCCTCCAcacgcccatgtacttcttcctctccaacctgtCCTTGGCTGACATCTGTTTCATCTCTACAACCATCCCAAAGATGCTGCAGAACATCAAGACTCAGAGCTATTCCATCACCTTCGCAGGCTGCATCACTCAAATGTACTTCTTCATGGTTTTTGGGGGCATGGACACACTTCTCCTCACCTGGATGGCCTACGATCgctttgtggccatctgccaCCCCTTGCACTACCCAGTCATCATGAATCCCCATCTCTGTGGCCTGCTGGTTCTTGTGTCCTGGTGCATCAGTCTGTCATATGCCCTGATCCAGACCCTGTTGATGCTGAGGCTGTCCTTCTGCACCAGGTGGGTAGTTGCACACTTTTACTGTGAGCTTGCTCAGGTCCTTGTGCTTGCCTGCTCTGACACATTCATCAATTACACGCTGCTCTACGTGGTGACTGCTCTTCTCGGCTTTGTTCCCCTCTCAGGGATCCTTTTCTCCTATACGCGAATTGTCTCctccattctgaaaattccatCGACTGGTGGAAGATACAAAGCATTCTCCACCTGTGGGTCTCATCTAACTGTGGTTTCTCTGTTCTATGGGACAGGCCTTGGGGTGTATCTCAGTTCTAACGCCTCGTCCTCTTCCTGGAAGGGCATGGTGGCCTCGGTGATGTACACTGTGGTCACTcccatgctgaaccccttcatctacagcctgaggaacagggaCATTAAGAGAGCTTTACAAAGTCTTCTCGGGTTCACACTCCATGTTCAGTGA